Proteins co-encoded in one Kribbella qitaiheensis genomic window:
- a CDS encoding endonuclease/exonuclease/phosphatase family protein → MDTATAWRLRRVVLSVLFLLFVALPLYPELYGLEAVSPFAQLVAFRPQALVLVLLVGLMMLIRHGWRLAAVLVSLLALAGMGLIAPRVFSDPTPPPPGSRALTIMVANVLGGGADAGEVAKLIREHRPDLVSLPEAQVDVRQEIQDHLQGLTYHGYTQQANAAVESATSVLVSSSLGDVHFDSEKLDTGKVNSSVSRPGAGEPGAETIGPVQQTSTQFGHIIVTGGTLGKLRLIVYHGYPPLPSGVSTWKRDLGVVKEWCGQDRPTILAGDFNATTDHYDFRQALGDRCRSVAPSVGEGLAGTWPSDRITPARTQIDHVVITDGIAPGKFRTYKIPGTDHRAVVANVAVPRS, encoded by the coding sequence ATGGACACAGCAACGGCGTGGAGGCTACGGCGGGTCGTGCTGTCCGTGCTGTTCCTGCTGTTCGTTGCCCTGCCGCTGTATCCCGAGCTGTACGGGCTGGAGGCGGTCAGTCCGTTCGCGCAGCTGGTCGCATTCCGGCCGCAGGCGCTGGTTCTGGTGCTGCTGGTCGGCCTGATGATGCTCATCCGGCACGGCTGGCGGTTGGCCGCGGTACTGGTCAGTCTGCTGGCGCTCGCCGGGATGGGGCTGATCGCGCCGCGGGTGTTCTCCGACCCGACGCCGCCCCCGCCCGGGTCCAGGGCGCTGACGATAATGGTGGCCAACGTGCTCGGTGGCGGCGCGGACGCGGGCGAGGTGGCCAAGCTGATCCGGGAGCATCGACCGGACCTGGTCTCGTTGCCGGAGGCCCAGGTCGACGTCCGCCAAGAGATCCAGGACCACCTGCAGGGCCTGACCTACCACGGCTACACCCAGCAGGCGAACGCCGCGGTCGAGAGCGCGACCAGTGTGCTGGTGTCGTCCTCATTGGGTGACGTCCACTTCGACTCGGAGAAGCTGGACACCGGCAAGGTCAACTCGTCGGTGTCGAGGCCGGGCGCGGGCGAGCCGGGTGCCGAGACGATCGGGCCGGTGCAGCAGACCAGTACCCAGTTCGGCCACATCATCGTGACCGGCGGGACGCTGGGCAAGCTCCGGCTGATCGTCTACCACGGCTACCCGCCGCTGCCGTCCGGGGTGAGCACCTGGAAACGGGATCTCGGGGTGGTCAAGGAGTGGTGTGGCCAGGACCGGCCGACGATCCTGGCCGGCGACTTCAACGCGACCACCGACCACTACGACTTCCGCCAGGCGCTCGGCGATCGCTGCCGGAGCGTGGCACCGTCGGTGGGAGAGGGGCTGGCCGGCACCTGGCCGTCGGACCGGATCACGCCGGCCCGGACCCAGATCGACCACGTGGTGATCACCGACGGGATCGCGCCGGGCAAGTTCAGGACCTACAAGATCCCCGGCACCGACCATCGCGCGGTGGTCGCGAACGTCGCCGTACCGCGGAGCTGA
- a CDS encoding DUF3311 domain-containing protein, with the protein MSKLAAVRPAYWIAGVLLALSVVVPLLVSTYAKDEPRLWGFPFFYWYQLAWVFVSAITVSISYRLVLGEERKRRAAAGLDTGTSKGGDK; encoded by the coding sequence GTGTCCAAACTGGCCGCGGTCAGACCCGCTTACTGGATCGCCGGTGTCCTGCTGGCGTTGTCTGTAGTCGTACCGCTTCTCGTCTCCACTTATGCCAAGGACGAACCCCGATTGTGGGGATTCCCGTTCTTCTACTGGTACCAGCTGGCGTGGGTGTTCGTCTCCGCGATCACTGTGAGCATCTCCTACCGATTGGTGCTGGGTGAGGAACGCAAGCGACGGGCGGCCGCGGGCCTCGACACGGGCACCAGCAAAGGGGGCGACAAGTGA